aaaaacaattttaaagtcattaaatcctttttaaTACCATTAAATAGTACTAATTTTGCTCGTGAGTAACTAAGGTCGGGTAGCATAGTTGGTTATTGCGCACGACTGTTAATCGTGAGGTCGAGGGTTCGAGTCCCTCCCTGACCGGATTTTTTATGCTTCAAATCAACTGCAGCAAAAACATACGCTCAATCAATTTAATAGAAATTTGCAAACACCCAAGAACATGTTTAACTCAGTCAGTTTACTGCGAAGCTCACATCCAAAAAGCAGGTTTGATGGCGTTTTCCTTTCTACTTCATATGTTAGCTTAGCAACCAAAAATGCTTTATTGAGCCCGTTATGCTGTGAATTTCCAAGCTTTCGAATAAAATTGTTGCATTCGTgttaaacaataaaaaatattttcccTACTATTACTGAAATAAAATGCCTTGAGTATCGGaaatcttttcaaaattcaggatacaaaaaagatgccaaatttttttatattaaatcaaaaaaagtaaaagacGTTGAAGTCTTTATTGTAATACCTCTATTAAATGATGGTATAAACTGAGGAAACCTATCAAATATacagaacaaaaaaaattatatccATAGTAATAGTGGTCAAAAATTAGGTATACAAACAAGATTAATGGTGGAACAAACGCAAGGGGATCTCGGAAAAGACCATGTTGAACTCATTAGCAGTGTCGCGAACAGCTTGATCCATGACACTACCGCCAGGTGCAGCAACATATTTGACACCGCTTTGGGCAAGACGATAGATGTTGTCAGGGAAGGGGAAGAAGGCATCACTGGCACAGACAACATCCTTGCAAGTAGCCAAAAATTCCTCCCGCTCCTTTTTAGTAAGAGGCTCGGGAATAGTCTCGAATGCAGACTCCCATTGCTCACGTTCACTACCTTCAGCAGGAACGGCATCAAGGACGTACAAGTCAATAGCGTTAGATTTCTCAGGACGCTTAGCAGACTTCTTAAATTGCATACCCAAGACTTTAGGGTGATGACGAAGCCACCAGTTATCAGCCTTATCACCGGCCAAACGGTTGCAATGAATGCGGGATTGTTGACCAGCACCAAGTCCAACAACCATACCATTCTTAGCATAGCAAACAGAGTTACTTTGAGTATACTTAAGAGCAGTGGTAGCAATAACCAAATCAATAAGAGCAGATTTGGGTAAATCCTTGTTCTTACTAACAACTTTCTCAAAAAGGCTGAAGTCAATCTTGGCATGGTTGCGATGCTGTTGTAAGCTAATACCGTAGACCTGGCGAGTCTCAATTTCGGCGGGAACATACTTGGGGTCCATTTGCAATACACAGTATTTACCAcccttcttcttcttcaacaaCTCCAAGGCTTCGGGCTCGTAACCGGGTGCAATAACACCATCGGAAACCTCACGAGAGATAATACGAGCAGTGCAAACATCAACTGTATCGGAGAGAGCAATAAAGTCACCAAAGGAAGACATACGGTCAGCTCCACGGGCTCTAGCATAAGCACAAGCCAAAGGAGTGAACTCGGTAATGTCGCTAACAAAGTATACCTTCTTTTCAACATCAGACAAGGGTAGACCAACAGCAGCGCCGGCAGGAGAAACATGCTTAAAGGAAGCAGCGGCAGGAATACCGATGTTTTCACGAAGCTCTTTGACCAAAGGCCAAGAGTTCAAAGCGTCCATAAGATTGATGTAGCCAGGGGAACCACATAAAACTTTGAAAGGAAGGGGTCCTTGTTCCATAAAGGCTTGGGCAGGAGATTGATGGGGATTAGCACCATAACGGAGAGTCAATTGATCAACGCCAGCAGCATATTGCTTGCGGAAGTAATCAGTGATGGCAGCATCGTAAGAAGCAGTAGAAGCAAAGGCCTTCAAAGCATAAGTATTTCTGTCATCTTGAGTAAGTTTGTCTGACAAAAACTTATCAGTGAAAGTCGCATAATCAGCGGGATCGCTCAAAATGGTTACACGAGCGTGGTTCTTTGCAGCGGCACGCAACAAAGTAACTCCACCAATATCAATTTCCTCAACAGCTTCAGGAATGGTAACGTTAGGCTTGGCAATAGTTTCACGGAAGGGATAAAGATTGCAAACCACGATATCGATCTTCTCGATGCTTTGTTCAACGAGATCCTTTTCATCGGAAGGAATATCACGAGCAAGAATGCCTCCATGGACAGCAGGATGCAAGGTCTTTACACGACCACCCAAGATCTCAGGAGCATTGGTGATCGAAGATACATCAGCGACTTCCATTCCACTCTCACGGATCATCTTGGCAGTACCACCACTGCCCAAAAGCTTAACGCCTTTGCTTGTTAACGCTTTGGCAAGTTCTAACAAGCCAGTTTTATCGTAGACACTTAACAAAGCATACATTTTTATCCAAGAATCCCGTTTGCGACCAAACTAAAAGTTTTAGATGTTAGTTCAGCTGAAAATTGCTGCACCCCAAAGTACGACTTTAAGTGTAAGAActtattattcaaaaacacGCTATTGATTGATAACGAAAACCAACAAATTTATAAGGTTTGCTAACAGTCTCTCATTATGTCTGAATTTGTGATAACAGAAGAGTCTGTTACATGTAATAGGgtaattttcttcaatacGTTAGACTACGCTACTAGTTTTGTTCATGTCGATGTTTTGACTTCATATGGAAAAATTCAAGTATTGTTCGAAGCAATAGTGACTGCAAATGGAGTTTGAATGTGACAACGGTTAAATCCACATGCCAGTCTGTTTTGAGTGTTGCTCTTTTAGACCTAACAGGCAATGATCAATCGTGCATGTAGTCAATCACCAAATTCACTTACAGTCATTGTCTGAGCATTTTCTACTAATATCCTAATGTGTTAATCATATACAAAGATGATAATGAAACCGGCCATCGGCTATTGATTCTTGGTTCTCAGAAATCTACAGCTCAATCATGCAATACTGATattacagaaaaaaatactttcaTCGTATGAGCTAACTCACGTAAAATCattcaatttttagatACGACAACCTCTTTgcttgtttatttttgaaatactAAATTGCTTGCTTCAGtctttataaataaaagtataATCATTAGATTTCATGATTAGCATagaatataaaagaaaaacatcaCTAGCAAGGaacatttttcaaattaaaattcaaaaacaaatcgtTACAAAAAGATgcaatttataaaaaaaaaatgaaagtaCACACACACGGTTAAAGAgtcaaaaagaagaatttaattttattttgctcaAGCTTATAAGAAtctgtaaaaaaaagttagtaaattattcaaataataaGATTTCATGGAAAAGCACTTGAAACAATAGAAATATTCAGAGATCGGATTTGGCTTCCGGGTCAATCGTCACAGATTTCGGATAGGGGCGACACAAATTGCTCATCAtagtaatatttttaacattgTTTCAGCGTTTTAAAACTCAAGTTGAAATTACTTACATTCTGTTTTGTAATTGACAAACCACCTCTTGTTATGAGCTTCTACTTATATAATCCTTGGACAGTCACAACCCTGCCCTAGTATACTGTTAAAGAATGTCAAATagtcattaaaaattattgaaatttcgATCATTTAGGTTATTGAAGTATTATGTAGCAAGTAATAATATAGTATCTTGAAAATACTTAAGAGAGCTGTAGGTCATATTACCGTacaaattgattttatttcaaaatcccAAAAATTCGGCACTTAACATGTAAAATTACTCCTTTTGCAAATTTACTAGAtttcttgttttatttaGCATTCATAATATATTGCCATGGAGTTAAAAGGATAGTTGCAAAGAGCTCTCTTATTTACGGAGCCAGCTTGAGGATAGGTACGGATTTTGTAAATGAGTAGTTAAACAGTAAGTCAATGCGAAAGTGTAATGATGTTAGCGATAAATGTTAATTTAGTTATTTTAAACCTATATTATTCAGCCCAATTATTAAGTTATTTTGGATTTGGAATGCGCTCATAACATGCAACAAATTTCTTTCCGCCATTACGTGCAACCTTTTTCCCTTCCTCTGTTTCGTTTGTCATCAATGTAACACATATatcgttttcttcttcttcttttgtgAATCGTCGAAACAAGGGATGCGCGTCGAGATGTTGAGCCATCCAAACATGTAGCTCTTCCACGTCTGTAATGGTATAAAGCGTTCCATGGGGTCGAATGAAATAAGCATACTCACTTGCCAAAGTACTTGTGataattctatttttatgtttacGAGCCTTGAAGTGAGGATCTGGAAAGcagaaaaacatttttgagAGTTGCCCTTTTTCGAAGAAATTTGGAAGGAACTTTTGGCAATTCATACGAAGAACAGAAATGTTTTTGTATCCCCCTGGAACCGGCTCTTCATGATCTGCACGATAACGCAATGCTTgtatcttttctttcaaatagTCTGAAACTTGCATCCGGATTTCCATGCCTAAA
Above is a genomic segment from Schizosaccharomyces pombe strain 972h- genome assembly, chromosome: III containing:
- the trm8 gene encoding tRNA (guanine-N7-)-methyltransferase catalytic subunit Trm8 produces the protein MSATAKKSAAQLQREEEEARKKLKRLSKQGGVEGRLPMKRLFRQRAHANVLSDHELEYPRSPSEMDWSPYYPDFDVESNKKVEIVDIGCGYGGLTVALGPQFPDTLVLGMEIRMQVSDYLKEKIQALRYRADHEEPVPGGYKNISVLRMNCQKFLPNFFEKGQLSKMFFCFPDPHFKARKHKNRIITSTLASEYAYFIRPHGTLYTITDVEELHVWMAQHLDAHPLFRRFTKEEEENDICVTLMTNETEEGKKVARNGGKKFVACYERIPNPK
- the ade10 gene encoding bifunctional IMP cyclohydrolase/phosphoribosylaminoimidazolecarboxamideformyltransferase; amino-acid sequence: MYALLSVYDKTGLLELAKALTSKGVKLLGSGGTAKMIRESGMEVADVSSITNAPEILGGRVKTLHPAVHGGILARDIPSDEKDLVEQSIEKIDIVVCNLYPFRETIAKPNVTIPEAVEEIDIGGVTLLRAAAKNHARVTILSDPADYATFTDKFLSDKLTQDDRNTYALKAFASTASYDAAITDYFRKQYAAGVDQLTLRYGANPHQSPAQAFMEQGPLPFKVLCGSPGYINLMDALNSWPLVKELRENIGIPAAASFKHVSPAGAAVGLPLSDVEKKVYFVSDITEFTPLACAYARARGADRMSSFGDFIALSDTVDVCTARIISREVSDGVIAPGYEPEALELLKKKKGGKYCVLQMDPKYVPAEIETRQVYGISLQQHRNHAKIDFSLFEKVVSKNKDLPKSALIDLVIATTALKYTQSNSVCYAKNGMVVGLGAGQQSRIHCNRLAGDKADNWWLRHHPKVLGMQFKKSAKRPEKSNAIDLYVLDAVPAEGSEREQWESAFETIPEPLTKKEREEFLATCKDVVCASDAFFPFPDNIYRLAQSGVKYVAAPGGSVMDQAVRDTANEFNMVFSEIPLRLFHH